From Sander lucioperca isolate FBNREF2018 chromosome 14, SLUC_FBN_1.2, whole genome shotgun sequence, the proteins below share one genomic window:
- the st8sia5 gene encoding alpha-2,8-sialyltransferase 8E isoform X13, with amino-acid sequence MDVKVLTIDINRKIHGHGYPSSFHKSLCLSARVKTSDLFERWRNLQVCRWEQNKEETSNFKMSLSRCCNAPSFLFTTKRNTPAGTKLRYEVDTSGILPITNEVFNMFQDDMPYSKSQYKKCAVVGNGGIIKNTKCGKEIDSADFVFRCNIPPINAKYSADVGTKTDLVTINPSIITERYCKYGSEREIRPISLSLSLSLSPSQSVSSLLLFWLLSSHVFHFLCRFQKLEKWRRPFYEVLQNYENSSVVLPAFYNTRNTDVSFRVKYMLDDFDSQRGVFFFHPQYLLNVQRFWAVQGVRAKRVSSGLMLVTAALEMCEEVHLYGFWAFPMNPSGIFITHHYYDNVKPRPGFHAMPHEIFNFIHMHTRGILNVHTGQCT; translated from the exons ATGGACGTCAAAGTCTTGACAAT AGACATTAATCGGAAAATACATGGCCATGGGTATCCTTCCTCATTCCACaagtctctctgcctgtctgccagGGTGAAAACCTCAGACCTGTTTGAGCGATGGCGAAACCTACAGGTGTGTAGATGGGAGCAGAACAAGGAGGAGACCAGCAACTTCAA GATGTCTCTTTCTCGCTGCTGTAATGCTCCTTCCTTTCTCTTCACCACCAAGAGGAACACTCCTGCAGGGACCAAGCTGAGGTACGAGGTGGACACCAGTGGTATTCTTCCCATCACCAATGAAGTCTTCAATATGTTCCAAGAT GACATGCCGTATTCCAAATCACAGTACAAGAAATGTGCTGTTGTTGGAAATGGCGGCATCATCAAGAACACCAAATGTGGGAAGGAAATTGACTCAGCAGATTTTGTTTTTAG gtgCAACATACCACCCATCAATGCGAAGTACTCAGCTGATGTTGGCACTAAAACAGATCTGGTGACAATAAATCCTAGCATTATTACTGAGAGGTACTGTAAATATGGGTCTGAGCGAGAAATCAggcctatctctctctctctctctctctctctctctccttctcaatCTGTCTCTAGTCTCCTTCTCTTTTGGCTTTTGTCATCTCATGTTTTTCACTTCCTTTGCAGATTTCAGAAGCTGGAGAAATGGCGGCGACCGTTTTACGAAGTCCTTCAAAATTACGAGAACTCCTCAGTGGTGCTTCCCGCCTTCTATAACACTCGCAACACCGATGTCTCTTTCAGAGTCAAGTACATGCTGGATGACTTTGACTCCCAGAGAGGCGTGTTCTTCTTCCACCCGCAGTACCTGCTCAACGTGCAGCGTTTCTGGGCGGTGCAGGGTGTCCGGGCCAAACGGGTCAGCAGCGGCCTGATGCTAGTGACCGCCGCCTTAGAGATGTGCGAGGAAGTCCACCTCTATGGTTTCTGGGCGTTCCCCATGAACCCCTCTGGCATCTTCATCACTCACCATTACTATGACAACGTCAAGCCACGGCCGGGCTTCCATGCGATGCCCCATGAAATTTTCAACTTCATTCACATGCATACTCGTGGGATCCTCAATGTACACACGGGGCAGTGCACGTGA